One Triticum dicoccoides isolate Atlit2015 ecotype Zavitan chromosome 5B, WEW_v2.0, whole genome shotgun sequence genomic window carries:
- the LOC119308949 gene encoding probable periplasmic serine endoprotease DegP-like, whose amino-acid sequence MVLIYTLYLEKELIQCVGIQLNFSKMVIVHLLDGETAVASLLYLQEHYEFALYEVVVDKPVQLSTFNDNVHSGQDAFRLGRDESLDLRITHGRVEYKIPTRHERGHYMYFSHDEHKSLHDDGGPVIDLDGKVVGMVHNQFKETFLPSSILHKCLDSWRKLKCIPRAHLGMTFTPIKLLDPICIERMRRKHNIASGLLVEQVSKESNAEKLGIRMGDVIERFNGECISNTTELEKMLLDIGGDHFDQAKVLKTETDLRIQIFRATKRCRRVRNLTVTVSDRGEDIIEALSTERARVRGWIREGRAAAWGGGGVRRGALGSGGGGAGRWAAAHILRGGDDDDGFGGG is encoded by the exons ATGGTACTTATTTATACCCTGTACTTGGAAAAAGAATTGATTCAGTGTGTGGGCATTCAGCTTAATTTCTCGAAGATG GTCATTGTTCACTTGTTGGACGGCGAAACTGCAGTAGCCAGTCTCCTCTACCTCCAGGAGCACTATGAATTTGCTCTTTATGAGGTTGTAGTGGACAAACCGGTTCAGTTGTCCACTTTTAACGACAACGTGCATTCTGGTCAAGACGCTTTCCGACTTGGAAGAGATGAAAGTCTTGATCTAAGGATAACACATGGTAGGGTGGAATATAAAATTCCAACCCGTCACGAGAGAGGTCACTACATGTATTTTTCCCACGATGAGCATAAAAGT TTGCATGACGATGGAGGCCCTGTCATTGACTTAGACGGCAAGGTTGTGGGAATGGTTCACAATCAATTCAAAGAGACCTTTTTACCTTCTTCTATATTGCACAAGTGCTTGGATTCTTGGAGAAAGTTGAA GTGCATCCCTCGTGCCCACCTTGGAATGACCTTTACTCCCATCAAGCTTCTAGATCCTATTTGTATTGAGAGGATGAGGCGTAAGCATAACATTGCATCTGGTCTTCTTGTTGAACAG GTGTCAAAAGAATCGAATGCTGAGAAACTTGGAATCCGCATGGGTGATGTTATTGAACGCTTCAATGGAGAGTGTATTTCTAATACAACTGAG TTGGAAAAGATGTTGCTGGATATAGGCGGAGACCATTTTGATCAAGCAAAAGTCTTAAAGACCGAAACAGATCTTCGA ATTCAAATATTTCGTGCCACAAAACGTTGCCGAAGAGTTAGAAATTTGACCGTAACTGTATCGGATCGTGGAGAGGACATCATAGAAG CTCTATCGACTGAGAGGGCTAGGGTACGCGGCTGGATTCGGGAGGggagggcggcggcgtggggcggcggcggcgtgcggcgcggGGCGTTGggcagcgggggcggcggcgcggggcgttgggcggcggcgcATATCCTCCgcggtggcgacgacgacgacgggttcGGCGGTGGCTGA